Genomic window (Mesorhizobium sp. M4B.F.Ca.ET.058.02.1.1):
CCCGACCTTCAGCAGCTTGACCACCACATCCCGCCCGTCGCCGCTGCGTTCGGCGATGGCCTTCACCGACTGGCCTTCGAGGCAGACCTTGCGCACCACATCCGCCACCTCCCAATGGGCGAGCGCGGCCGCCGCCTGCGCATGGGCGCGGCCGGCTGAGAGGACGCGGTCGGGGATGCCGGCATTCACTCGAGTGCCGTCGACGCGCTCGCTCCAGGACTGTGGTTGCAGCCCCTCGCGCGCGGTGCGCTCGAAATCGTCGCGGAAGCGCCCTCCCGCCTCGCGCTGCTGGCGCGTCAGCGAGGTGATGCCCACCAGCGGATCGACATTGCGCAGGCGCACGATGCCGCCGGTGGAGGTGTAGCCGCCGTTCGAGACCGCGTAGACGCGGCGTGCCTCGGCGGTACCGGCCGCGAGGCGCTGGCGGCCAAAGGCGTCTTGCTTCAGCGCGAAGTCGTGGCCGACCTCGCGGCGGATGCGCACCTGCTCGGCCTCGCCCTTGGGGAGCTTTGGGGGTGCGGGTTTTTTGGAAGGTTTGCGGGGCATAAGCGGGTCCTTGTGTGGGGGATTGTCGAAATGGTTGCGCCAGGCACCCCTCATCCGTCTCGGCGCTGCGCGCCGATCCACCTTCTCCCACAAGGGGAGAAGGGAGAACCTGGCGGCGGCGGCGCTGCCAGCTACCAGCGTCGGCGATGGGCTGCGAGGCTGGCCCGGTCTCCCCTTCTCCCCTTGCAGGAGAAGGTGGCCGCGAAGCGGACGGATGAGGGGTGTTCCGCGGCACGCCGTCTCCAGATGTCAGCTTTTCACCAGCTTCACAGGTGAATCCCCTCCCCGCTTGGCGATCAGCTCGCGCATCAGACGGCGCTCGCGCACCTCGATCGAGAGCTGGGCGCTGGACGGGCAGAACTGGGCGCTGTCGACCCTGGCCTCGCCGCGGATGAAGCGCTGGATGGCGGCCTGCACGTCCGCCAGCTCGGCATCCTTAACGGCGGCCAGGTAGCCGCGCATCTGCATGTCGACGTCAGCGCGCGCCGACTGCGGGAAGCATGAGAACATCGCCGCCAGGACCTTGGCCGCCTGCTGCAATTCGGCTGCTGTCATTGATCTCCTCGATGATTGAATTGGCGGCATCGAGATGGGTTTTTGGCCGATGCCAGCCGGGCCTTTCTTTCGGCGCGCCTGCGCGTCCTGAAAAAGCGAGAGCTTTTTCCCTGGACTCTGGGTTCTGGGAGTCTGGACTCTGGGGCTTATCCCCTGCCCGGCCGCGCGGCTTAACCCGCCCGTTGTCCGCCCCCTTATCCCGGGGCGATTTTGCGCTGTCGTTTGAAAGGCTTGGGTTGCCGCCCTTCAAGCCGTTGCGGCGCGCGAGCCTGGCCTTGCGGGCGTCCGCGATCATGCGCCGCGAATAGATGCGGCCGTGGCGATCGCGCGAGAATACACGGTTCCGCTCGAGCTCGCCAAGCAGGCCGGCAAGCTCCGCCTCGGGACAGCCGGTCAGCCGGGCGAGCGCCGACTCGTCCAGCCCCTTGCCGGCGACCGCGACATAGCCGATCGGCTCGTGCGCGGCGGCCACGCACAGCAGGCGCATCCACAACCCTTGCGCGGCGAGCGAGCAAAGCCTGAGGTTGGGATCGGACTCCCAGTCCGCCCAAAAGAATTTCGACCAGACGGTGCCGCTCATGGGGAGGTGTCCGGATGGGCGGCGCGCCAGTGGGGATCGGGTAATCTCCCCCACCTGGGGGGAGATTGGCAGTTTCGGCCACACCGCCCATCATACCACCCCCGCCCGGTTCCCATGGAACCTGGCATGGTGGTGGCTGCAGTAGCTGCTCATCGGGCGCGTGCGCAGGCCGCAGCAGAGCATGTCGGGGCCGGGGCGCGCGCCGGGCGGATCGTCGTCGGCATCCTCGCGTAATGCGAGGTCGAGCGGCGCGCGGCAGCGGCCGAACAGGCAGTCGGTGAAGCGCATGGCGGCGACATGCGGCTGGCGGCCGGGCGCAGCCGGCCGCGGCGGCGCGGGGATCTTGTAGAGCTGCGCTTCGGATTTCTCGCGCGCCAGCCCGCCCGGCGCGAGCCATGCCGGCGGCAATGTCCGCGCTGGCATCCTCATCCTGGCTTGCTTCGGCTTGGGCGCGGTGCGGGCGGTCGCGATGTCATCCGCTTGCGCGGAGACCGCATGGGCCGATACGTCGACTCCGCCCTGCCCGTCCTCCGCGGCAGCTGCGTTGCAGCTGCCGAGGGTGGACCGGACGTCTCCCCCACTTGCGGGGAGATTGGCGGTTCCGGCGCTGGCGCCCGCCATCGACTGAGCACGTCTGGAAAACGCCGCCGGTTGGGAGAGCGTCACCCCTCCAGCGGCAACCCTGCCCCGCTTGCCTGGACGATCGGGCCGCGTCGCGTGCTTCCTCGGCCGGCCACCGGCGCGGCCGCCCTTGGGGTTGGCGAAGCCGATGGCGCGCAGGCCGGCGTTGCGATGCACGATGCCGATGATGGCATTGCGCGACACGCGCGCGCCGCGCAGCGCACTGAAGCGGGCGGCGATGCCGGAGGCCGAAAGCCCCTCCTTCAGCCAGGTCGCGATTTCG
Coding sequences:
- a CDS encoding DUF6456 domain-containing protein, whose product is MPRKPSKKPAPPKLPKGEAEQVRIRREVGHDFALKQDAFGRQRLAAGTAEARRVYAVSNGGYTSTGGIVRLRNVDPLVGITSLTRQQREAGGRFRDDFERTAREGLQPQSWSERVDGTRVNAGIPDRVLSAGRAHAQAAAALAHWEVADVVRKVCLEGQSVKAIAERSGDGRDVVVKLLKVGLDLLAVHYGMMGRKAG
- a CDS encoding GcrA cell cycle regulator is translated as MPAAYTDKELTEIATWLKEGLSASGIAARFSALRGARVSRNAIIGIVHRNAGLRAIGFANPKGGRAGGRPRKHATRPDRPGKRGRVAAGGVTLSQPAAFSRRAQSMAGASAGTANLPASGGDVRSTLGSCNAAAAEDGQGGVDVSAHAVSAQADDIATARTAPKPKQARMRMPARTLPPAWLAPGGLAREKSEAQLYKIPAPPRPAAPGRQPHVAAMRFTDCLFGRCRAPLDLALREDADDDPPGARPGPDMLCCGLRTRPMSSYCSHHHARFHGNRAGVV